CTGCTTTTAATTTAGTAAGCGTCAGCAAGTTTTGCCCTGTAACGTAAGCTCTAAATTTATTTACACCTATTTTTTCAGTAAATCTTGAAGGTATTGTATAACCCAATTGTACATTTTTCAAACGTAGATAAGAAGCATCTTGTATCCAAAAATCAGATTTTGCTGCATTGTTAGCAGATTCTGTACCTATAGTTAAGCGAGGATATTCAGCATCAGGATTTGCAGTTGTCCATCGATCAATATGAAAATCCATTACAGGTCCTTCATTACTATTATGAAACGCTTCAACTGCTTCACCTCTTATCCAAGTGCTTCGTTTACCAACTCCTTGTATAAAAACATTCAAATCCAATCCTTTCCAATTTGCTGTATAAGTAAGCCCATAAGTATATCGAGGAAATTGATTCCCCAAGATAAATCGATCCTCTTCATTAATTACTCCATCACCATTTTTATCTACGTAACGAAGATCCCCCGGTTTTGCACCAGCAGCATTAAACATTTGTTTAGGACCGTTTGCAACTTCAGTAGCATTTTGATAAATACCATCACTTTTTAATGCATAATAGGAATTAATGGCATATCCTTTCTTTAGAATTGTCACTACATCAAAACCTGATATGAGAGCTCTTCCTCCATCATCTGAAACCTCATTTATGTTATCTGAAAGATTAGCGGTTACAGAATGGTCAATCTTACCTGTTTTAAATAAATAGGTAGTAGAGAATTCCCATCCTTTATTCGTTACTGCTCCAATATTTTGAGTAGGCGATCCACTACCAAAAATACCCGGAACAGGAAGACTGTTTACAAGTACTTCTTTAGATGTCTTGTTATACAAATCGAGAGTAACCGATAATTTATTGTTGAAGAATCCAGCATCAATACCTACATCAAACATATCACTAGTCTCCCAAGTAAGATCTTGATTAGCTTCACTAAAATAAGCTCCATTTGCTATATTGTCATTGAAGGAATAAGCTTGAGTACTAATATTTACTGTTCGCAAATATCTATATAATCCAATATCTTGATTTCCTACTTGTCCCCATGAAGCACGTACCTTCAAATTACTGATATAATCACGGGTTGATTCCATAAAATCTTCTTTAGAAATACGCCATGCTCCAGAAAATGATGGGAATAATCCCCAACGTTTACTACTTGCAAAACGAGAAGAACCGTCCTTTCTAATATTAGATTCAAATAAATAACGATCTTTATATGAGTAGTTTAATCTACCAAAATAAGATTGAATATTCCATTCTTCTCCATTACCGAATGTACTTCCCTCATCTGTAATTTCTCCATTTCCTAAAACGCCAAACTCATTGCCTGGTATTCCAATTTTTCTGGCTTGAAACCATCTCCTTTTACTACTTTCTTCTGAGATTCCCAATAACACAGAGAAACTATGATTTTCTCCTATTCTTTTGTTATAATTTAAAGTAAGTGTCGAATTCAGTAAGGCCGTCCTGTCAAAACCGTCCATCACAGAACTTTCATTATCTCCACCTCCGGCATAAGGAGCGTAATCGATTGATTTTCTAAATTCATGAGAGTTATTATCAGCCAAATTAGCACCAAATAAACCTTTAAGTTTTAGGTCTTTTATGATACTCCATTCGGCACTAAGAACTCCGGCAAATCCATCATTCGTATAGGTTCTCATTCCTCCTTTTGTCAATCTAGCTAATGCATTAGAATTACTTCCACTTAGTAGTGTAAAATTACCGTTCTCATCTTTTATTGGATAAATAACCGGTAACCTAGTTGCTTGTTCAATTAGCCATTCTGACCAATAGGCATGCTCTTTTGTATTAGAACCTGTATAAGACCCAGTAGCTGTAACAGTTAATTTATCTGATAATTTAGAATTTATATTTAATCTTACATTATTCCTTTTCATTCCATAAGCATCATTTCCTTCAAATAAACTTCTCTGGTCTATCTGACCAACAGAAATAAGATAAGAGGTTTTACCGGTACCCCCTTCTACTGAGAGATTATGTGATGATTGAGGAGCATTGTTTCTATAAATTTCATCTAACCAAATGGTTCCTTTTCCCAATTCTCGGAATTGATTGATTTGATCGGGTGTATATTTTGCAGGCAATCCTGAATTAACTAATGCCTCATTTCTTAATTCAGCATATTCCCAAGCTTTTGCATATTTAGGCATATTAGTAGGTTGTTGAGAACCAAACATGTAGTTATAAGACACTCTGGTTTTTCCTGAATTCCCCATTTTTGTTGTTATTAAGATAACACCATTAGCAGCTCTAGATCCATAGACTGCAGCAGAAGAAGCATCTTTAAGTACCGATACGCTTTCGATATCATTGGGATTTATATTATCAATACTACCTGCCAAACCATCTATTAACACCAACGGATAGGTTCCGGACTGAAATGTTCCTATACCACGAATGTTAATGTTTGTACCACGACCAGGCTCGCTGGAACCTTGTTGTATAACTAATCCAGGCACAGTTCCTTGCAACGCCTGCGAGGCGCTTGTAACAGGTTTATTTTCAAACACTTCAGACCCGACTTTACTGATAGAAGAAGTTATATTAGATCGTTTTTGAGTACCATACCCAACTACAATAACTTCTTTCAAAGCATCAATCTGTTCAATCAATGAAAAGTTAACAATAGTACTTTTATTGACTACTTTTTCTACATTTTGATAACCAATATAGGAAACTATAACGATTGCGTTTGAAGGCGTGTCTAAACTATAAGTTCCATTTGCATCAGTAATAGTAGCTTTTAAAGTTCCCTTTACAGCTACTGTTGCTCCAGCAATAGCCTCAGATGTTTTACTATCGGTAACAATACCTGAAACTTTAATTTGTGCTTCAGCATGAAAGATGCTGAATAGAAATAAAATAAAAATAAATAATTTTAATCTGGCAGACATCAAAATAGGTGATGTAAAACCAATAACTTGGTGTTGTTTCATAAATTCATAATGGTTTGATTGGTTAATAAATAGGTAATTTTACTTAATAAATGATTTCACTAATAGTGCATCACTGTTTTTACTTTTGTTTGTTATGGTATAACTTTTTGCAGATGCAGGTATTACAAAGGTTTCAGCATAATTAAAAATCTGTGTAAGACCATTCTCAGTAACTAATTCTATAGACTGCCCTTCTACAAGCATCCAGACATGACATTTATAATTTGTTTTAATATGTACTTTATTTATAAGACTGTAACGATGTACATCATAAAAATGATCAGCATGTGTAGGCATATGCTCTAATGTATAATCATCATTTTGAGTAATTACATAAGGTTGCGAAATTAATTCAGTAGCTACAGACGCTCCTTTTCTATTAAAATTCACATTTTTCATACCGTGCTCAATATTAATTGGTCTTGGTTTTCCGTCAAGATCTAATCTAAGCCAATCATACATTTTAAAGGTAAAAATGTAAGGAGCACTACTTACTTCTAGGACTAAATTATTACTTCCTGATGCGTGAATCGTACCATGAGGAATGAGGTATAAATTATGCTTTTTTGCTTCAAATTTCTGAATATATTTAACAACATCTAACTCTTTAACCTGTTGTTGACTTTCTATAAGAGCGTTATGAAATTCGGACTCATCAATACCTTCTTGAAATCCTAAATAAACTACAGGATCTTCCTTACAATCCATTATATAATAAGTTTCATCTTGTGTAAAAGGCATACCAAAATGCTCTTTTATATAATCAGGACTTGGATGGCACTGAATCGAAAGATTTCCTCCGTCAAAAGTGTCTAAAAAGTCAAATCGTATCGGAAAATCATACTTAAACGTTTCGGCACAGTCTCCCAAAACATCTTTGTAATTATTAAACATTATAAAATCAAAGGAAACTTCAAGTAAATAGCCATCGCTTTCAAAGAGCAATCCATTTTCAAGCACCATTAATTCAAAAGACCAAGCTAGATTACTTACATCTGTATTCAATCCTTCCATGTGCTCTTTCATCCAGCTACCTCCCCAAGCACCGGGCTCAAACCAAGGTCTTGGCCTAAAAGCATTAGTAGCCATAGCGGTTAGTCCTGCTCTCAAATCTTCTCCATTCATGAATAAGTATTCATCAGGCCTTTGTTCATCTACAATAATATCAATGGAGGACAATACATTACTTTTATGCTTATTAAGAACGACCCAATCAATAAAAAAGAAACGTTTATAAGTACGTCTATTATCAATTACATTCTTTACTCCAAGATTAGTTGCTTTACCAGCTCTAGCCCTAAATTGAATTTCATTTTTAGGAAGATCAAAATAGATTAAAGGGGCATCCCATCCTACAAGTGCTGCACCTGAACCTATAACTATATTTACATCTACCGTTTTATCAGGTTTAATGTTGTTCAGTTTTTTAGTATCAAACCAATCAATAAGGTCTTTTTCTGTAATTTTCCCAAACAATGGATTATCGCCACCTAGGTTAGACACTAACATCTGTTCTAATTCTTCTTCTGTTTTCATGGCTGCATCTGCATGAAACCAACAAGTTTTCAGTCCCAACTTAGATAACTCAGCATCCAAACTCTCCACAACCGTATCCCAAAACACACCGTCATAACCATCAATAACAACATTTTTGTGTCCAGAAACCCATTGAGCAAGTGCTTTTGCTCCATAATGTATTTTACCATTTCCAATTGAAAATGATGGATAAGCCTCATAAGCACTATTAACTACATCTTTCCTTGCAGGAGCTAAAAATTGCTCTGTTTTGCGCCAATTAAAACTCTCATCTAACATATTATTTTTGTGTGAATTATTTTTCGCATGCATTGCAGCACCAACTATAGCAGCTTTATCCCATAAGTGACAAATACTAATTTTTGTATTATTTATTTTTGAAAAAAAGGACTGAATTTTAGATATAAAAAATTGATTTCCTCTTGCGATACCCCCTCCTAATATCAAATTGTGGGGTTTATATAAATGCACCCATGGAGTTATAAACTCAATAAAATTATCAGCAAAAGCATCGAATATTCGCAAAGCGTCAGTATCATTTTCTGCTGCTAAAAGCGCTATTTCATTAGCACTTGTAACTTTTTCTCTACCGAGTTCTCCCCATGTTTTGACAAACCAACGAGTAGAAAAATAATCATCGGCTATTCCTTCTTTAAAAGGAATATTATACAAATAACCGTTTTCAGGTACATTGTCAGATTTTATAATTTGCACAACATCTTTATCTAAAAATGTACTGCCAAAACCAGAACCAAAAGTTAAAAGGATGGATTTTGCACTACCCACGGCTGCCCCTACATTATACTCTCCAAGAGCAAAACTTTCAGCATCATTTATAAAATAAACAGGACAAGTTTTTATTATTTTTTTAATCTCGACCGCTATGTTAAATCCAAATAGAGTATCCCATTTATGAACACCATAAATATGAGATACTCCTTTATCGTAATTAAAAGGACCAGGTACTGCAATACCAATACCTTCAAGATCATGCACAGTTAACCTAGAAGCAAACAATATTTCCTTGATTAAAACATCCAGATGAGTAATGAATTCACTTGCTCTAATGTTTGATTGAACAGCAATACTGCAATAAGAATCTTCAACAATACAACCTTTAGAAGTACTGAAAATTGCTCCTGAAAAATGTGAGCCACCTATATCAATTCCTAAAAAAAATGAGGACATAAACATGTATATATTAAAATTCACGAAACAAAACTATGTACATATGTATATACATACTGTGTATACAAAGAAAACTAAATAAATTAACTTTACAAAATAAATTCACGAATTATTAGAAAAAAAATTAGCTTTGCATTGATAACAATACAAACAGACTAATCAGTTGTAAATTATATACATTCAACTTATTAAATCGTAAAGAATACTTACTTAATGAAAATTATCTTAGACCATAAAAGCCACATCCCTTTACATTTCCAGATAGAAGAGCAACTAAGAGAAGCAATAAAAAATGAAAATTTTCAAAATGGAGAGAAATTACCAAATGAAATGGACCTTTCAAAACAACTAGGAATATCCAGAAACACCTTACGACAATCTATCAACAAGCTTGTTTACGAGGGTTTGCTAGTGCGTAAAAAAGGAGTTGGCACGTATGTACAAAAATTAGGAATCACTTCTAGAGCATCTAACTGGCTCAGCTTTTCACAAGAAATGAAAGCAATGGGAATAAGTGCAAAAGATTATGAGCTCAAGATAAGCTGGGTTCATCCTGACGAAAAACTTTGTATTTATTTTGATATTCAACCAAACACTAAACTTATCCGGTTGGAACGATTAAGAGGGAGTGATAAGTACCCTTTTGTTGTTTTTATTTCCTATTTCAATCCAAGAATAGGATTAACAGGAGAAGAAGATTTTTCGCGTCCTTTATATGAAATACTTGAAAACGATTACAATTCGATAGCTAAATTATCTAAAGAAGAAATAAGTGCTATTAGTGCTCCGCAAGATTTAGCCGATAAACTAAAACTGAAAAAAGGAGATCCTTTATTAAAACGCAAACGATTTGTTTACGACCCAGGAAACAGACCTCTGGAATGGAATGAAGGCTACTACAAAGCAGATAGTTTTACATATTCACTTGAATTCGAAAGATAAAAAAAGAAGATATTTGAGTTATTGTTTTTATTAGTAATACACATAAAAGGTAGCACATTATTTTAGAGTAATCACAACAATAGGAAATACCTCCTTCGCAGCTGTTTTCTTTGTATGGTCAAAGACAATAAAATCAGGGAATTTATTTTATCGTCTTTTTGAACCTTTCTCCAGCAATCATACCTGTTTTTTTTTTTTAGAATTCCCCCTTTGATGATCTTAAAAATGTAACCTCTAGTTAGATTCAACCAAATCTTTTTGATTAAGGCAGGGTATGAATTACCTTCTAGTCTTAAACCGTGATATCCTGCAAAATAATTTTTACATATCTGACCGCATTTTTGTCCAAATGACAGGGTAACAGCAACTAAACAGATGGCCAGAAATAAAATAGATCTTTTTCACCATGATTTTTTTTGCTAAGACTAAACAAATGATTTAAAAAAAGTTTAAATCATTTGTTTAAACATTTTAATGAGATTCATAACTCAAGCAAATGATTTGAAGAAAAAATATGATTGTTTTTATTTTTCGTTTGAAAGTGAATATGGAAAATCTTTTGTGACTGTTCCTCGATTTTTATTCGCTGTATTACTCATTTCAAAATCAATTGTAGCTCCTTTTAATAATTCTGAATGGCTTAACCAGTTATTGGTATTCACTTTTCCATTGAATTTCATACTTTTAATGTATTTATTTTCAGCGTTATTTTTAGGCGCATTAATCGAAATTTCTTTTCCGTTTTGTAATTTTATTGTAACATTCTTAAACAATGGAGTTCCTATAACATACTGATCACTTGCTGGTGTAACAGGATAAAAACCAATCGCAGAGAAAACATACCAAGCCGAAGTTTGTCCGTTATCCTCGTCTCCACAATATCCGTCAGGAGTAGCGTGATACATTCTGTTCATCGTTTCTCTAACCCAATACTGAGTTTTCCAAGGTTCTCCAGCATAATTATAAAGATAAGTCATATGCTGAATTGGCTGATTTCCGTGTGCATATTGACCCATGTTTGCAATTTGCATTTCTCTAATTTCGTGAATCACACCTCCATAATAACTCTCGTCAAAAACTGGCGCCAAAGAAAACACTTTATCTAACTGACCTACAAAATTTTCTTTTCCTCCCATTAAATTGATTAAACCTTGCATGTCATGAAAAACAGACCATGAGTAATGCCAGCTATTTCCCTCTGTAAACGCATCTCCCCATTTAAAAGGACTAAAAGGCTCCTGAAACTTTCCATCTTTATTCTTTCCTCTCATTAAATTATTCTGAGGATCAAAAAGATTTTTGTAATTTAAACTACGTTTTTTGTAAATGTCAGTTTCTGATTTTGGTTTGTTTAAGGCTACTCCTAATTTATAAATCGCAAAATCATCATAAGCATATTCAAGTGTTCTAGCAGCATTTTCGTTGATTCCAGCATCATAAGGAACATAGCCTATTTTATTATAATAATCAACTCCAAGACGACCAACAGCTCTTAATGGTCCTTCGTTATTTGCTCCGTGAATCAAAGCTTTGTATAAGTTTTCGATGTTTGGACTCTTTTTATCTTCACTTTTTAAGTACGCTTCAGCAACAATTGATGCCGAATTATTTCCAACCATAATATCTCTCAAACCTGGACTTGCCCACTCAGGTAACCATCCGCTTTCGTTGTAGGCATTTGTCAATCCATCTTGCATTTCCTTGTTTAATTCAGGATACATTAAATTTAAGAAAGGATACAAAGCTCTAAATGTGTCCCAGAAACCAGTATCTGTAAACATATATCCAGGTAAAACTTTACCATTGTAAGGACTGTAGTGAACTGCTTTTCCTTTAGCATCAAATTCATAAAATTTTCTAGGAAAAAGAAGTGAGCGATACAAACTAGAATAGAAAGTACCAATCTGGTCTGCTGTTCCGCCGCCCACTTTTATTCTACTTAATTCAGTATTCCAAACATTTTTTCCTTTTGCCATAATCTCGTCAAAATTATCTCTCCCTATTTCATTAAGGTTTCTTTCAGCTTGCTCATAACTGATAAATGACGAAGCAACTTTTGCATTTACTTTCTCTCCTTTTGAAGTTTTAAATCCAATCACAGCACCAGCATGGTTTCCTTGAGTTTCTAAAACTTCTTTCAAATTAGCTCCATCAAAAGTTTTCGTAACAGTAAAATCTTTATCAAAAACAATAACAAAATAATTTTTGAAGTTTTGTGGAACTCCTCCACTATTTCTAGTTGTATAACCAATGATTTTGTTTTCATTTGGAATTATCTTCACGTAAGAACCTTTATCAAAAGCATCAATTACCACATACGCGTCATTTGTTTCAGGAAAAGTAAATCTAAATCTTGCTGCTCTTTCTGTTGGCGCAATTTCTGTTGTTACATCATGATCTGCAAGGTAAACACTGTAATAATATGGTGTTACAATTTCAGATTTATGTGAAAACCAACTTTCTCTTTCATCTTCTTTAAACCTTAGTTTTCCAGTAACAGGCATGATAGAAAACTGTCCGTAATCATTCATCCAAGGAGATGGTTGATGTGTCTGTTTGAAACCTTTTATTTTTTTTGCGCTGTAAGTATATGCCCAACCATCACCCATTTTACCAGTTTGAGGTGTCCAGAAATTCATTGCCCATGGCATTGCGATGGCCGGATAAGTATTTCCGTTTGAAAGATTACTATCAGAGTCTGACCCAATTAAAGGATTTACCCAATCAATTGGGTTATGAACATTGTCAATAATGCCTTCCTGGGCTGTTGCACAATTAAAGGCAAATAAAAAGGCGATTGAATTAATAAAGATTTTTTTCATATACATTTAGTAACTGGTTTGCTTAAAATTTAGAACTTTTTTTACCTTACAAAAAAAGAGTTCTAAAATTAATTATAAAATATTTTGAAATAGCTCGAAATTATTTATATTTTAAAATAGCAAAGCAAACATACTAAAACGTTTTAGTATTTCCAATACTAATTTTTATTTTTTTATAATTCGATAAAAAAAGGTTTTAAAAAACGACACAGTCTTAATTTATTTAAAGAAAAACACTTAGCAGTAATTTATAACTTAACCGCTACCTTTTCAAAAATTACTATTTCCAAGCAGTAAGACCTCAATCCAATAGAACTTGATTGAAAAGAAATATCCTCTACCTCTATTTTGGGTGTTCCCTTTTTTAACGATAATAAATCGGCATGCAAAACCTTCGTCAAAAGCCAAAAATTCAACTGAGTAGCTAACTTTAAAATTCAACAGCAAATAATTATACGAATCTCAAACTATTTAAAATTTAAGCAAAATATTAGGTTTTATAACCACTTAAATTAACCAATATTTGTATTTCATTATTCGCGATTCAATTTCAAAATTTTTCTTTTGTGCATAGTCAATTTACTATCCAAACAGTAGAAATAATTCAGTAAGTAATTTAATTATTTTTCATATAAATTCGTTTTATATGAATAACGCCCCTTTCCATGGGGCGTTATTTTTGTTGATGTAATTTCATTATTTCGTGACAACTTCTATTTCACCACCATTTTTAAACAAACCGTGAGGAATAAAATAACCGTCAATCTTGGAGCCGTTTACTTTAATAGCTTTAAGATTTCTCTTTCCATTTGAATTTTTCATTGTTACTTTCTTGCCTTCTGGCGTTGTCCAAACCACTTCTTTAAAAATAGGAACAGTTACAATATATTCAGGGTCGGCAGGCGATAGCGGGTAAAGTCCCAACGCACCAAACACATACCAAGACGACATTTCACCGGCATCATCCATACCGCTCATAGCCAGTTTTTCTGGACCAATGCCGTACATCGTTTCTAATATCTCATCAATTCTAGCTTGAGATTTTTCAGGTTTATTTATAAAATAATACGAAAAAGGTGCTTCGTGCGCAGGTTGATTACCGTGGCAATACTGACCTATAAAACCTGATATATTCCATGCGATGTAATTTGGATTCCAAGGTTTGGTAAACAATTCATCTAATTTTGCTTCAAAAGGTTTCGCTCCACCGAATAATTGAACCAATCCTTTCATATCATGTGGCACGTAAAAAGAGACATTCCATGCATTTGCTTCTCTATACATATATTCATAATAAGGAAACTCTGGATTAAACGGCGTGATGTAAGTGCCATCAGCTAATCTTCCTCTCATAAAAGTGCTTGATTTGTCAAAAACATTCGCATAGTTTTTTGCTCGTTTGAACAAATCATTATAATGTTCTGTATCCTTCAATTCTTTGGCTAGTAACGAAAGGGCATAATCATCATAAGCGTATTCCAGAGTTTTAGTAACTCCTGCATTGGCTTTCGTTTCTACATTTGGATT
This region of Flavobacterium lacustre genomic DNA includes:
- a CDS encoding GntR family transcriptional regulator, whose amino-acid sequence is MKIILDHKSHIPLHFQIEEQLREAIKNENFQNGEKLPNEMDLSKQLGISRNTLRQSINKLVYEGLLVRKKGVGTYVQKLGITSRASNWLSFSQEMKAMGISAKDYELKISWVHPDEKLCIYFDIQPNTKLIRLERLRGSDKYPFVVFISYFNPRIGLTGEEDFSRPLYEILENDYNSIAKLSKEEISAISAPQDLADKLKLKKGDPLLKRKRFVYDPGNRPLEWNEGYYKADSFTYSLEFER
- a CDS encoding ROK family protein, with the protein product MSSFFLGIDIGGSHFSGAIFSTSKGCIVEDSYCSIAVQSNIRASEFITHLDVLIKEILFASRLTVHDLEGIGIAVPGPFNYDKGVSHIYGVHKWDTLFGFNIAVEIKKIIKTCPVYFINDAESFALGEYNVGAAVGSAKSILLTFGSGFGSTFLDKDVVQIIKSDNVPENGYLYNIPFKEGIADDYFSTRWFVKTWGELGREKVTSANEIALLAAENDTDALRIFDAFADNFIEFITPWVHLYKPHNLILGGGIARGNQFFISKIQSFFSKINNTKISICHLWDKAAIVGAAMHAKNNSHKNNMLDESFNWRKTEQFLAPARKDVVNSAYEAYPSFSIGNGKIHYGAKALAQWVSGHKNVVIDGYDGVFWDTVVESLDAELSKLGLKTCWFHADAAMKTEEELEQMLVSNLGGDNPLFGKITEKDLIDWFDTKKLNNIKPDKTVDVNIVIGSGAALVGWDAPLIYFDLPKNEIQFRARAGKATNLGVKNVIDNRRTYKRFFFIDWVVLNKHKSNVLSSIDIIVDEQRPDEYLFMNGEDLRAGLTAMATNAFRPRPWFEPGAWGGSWMKEHMEGLNTDVSNLAWSFELMVLENGLLFESDGYLLEVSFDFIMFNNYKDVLGDCAETFKYDFPIRFDFLDTFDGGNLSIQCHPSPDYIKEHFGMPFTQDETYYIMDCKEDPVVYLGFQEGIDESEFHNALIESQQQVKELDVVKYIQKFEAKKHNLYLIPHGTIHASGSNNLVLEVSSAPYIFTFKMYDWLRLDLDGKPRPINIEHGMKNVNFNRKGASVATELISQPYVITQNDDYTLEHMPTHADHFYDVHRYSLINKVHIKTNYKCHVWMLVEGQSIELVTENGLTQIFNYAETFVIPASAKSYTITNKSKNSDALLVKSFIK
- a CDS encoding GH92 family glycosyl hydrolase, with product MKKIFINSIAFLFAFNCATAQEGIIDNVHNPIDWVNPLIGSDSDSNLSNGNTYPAIAMPWAMNFWTPQTGKMGDGWAYTYSAKKIKGFKQTHQPSPWMNDYGQFSIMPVTGKLRFKEDERESWFSHKSEIVTPYYYSVYLADHDVTTEIAPTERAARFRFTFPETNDAYVVIDAFDKGSYVKIIPNENKIIGYTTRNSGGVPQNFKNYFVIVFDKDFTVTKTFDGANLKEVLETQGNHAGAVIGFKTSKGEKVNAKVASSFISYEQAERNLNEIGRDNFDEIMAKGKNVWNTELSRIKVGGGTADQIGTFYSSLYRSLLFPRKFYEFDAKGKAVHYSPYNGKVLPGYMFTDTGFWDTFRALYPFLNLMYPELNKEMQDGLTNAYNESGWLPEWASPGLRDIMVGNNSASIVAEAYLKSEDKKSPNIENLYKALIHGANNEGPLRAVGRLGVDYYNKIGYVPYDAGINENAARTLEYAYDDFAIYKLGVALNKPKSETDIYKKRSLNYKNLFDPQNNLMRGKNKDGKFQEPFSPFKWGDAFTEGNSWHYSWSVFHDMQGLINLMGGKENFVGQLDKVFSLAPVFDESYYGGVIHEIREMQIANMGQYAHGNQPIQHMTYLYNYAGEPWKTQYWVRETMNRMYHATPDGYCGDEDNGQTSAWYVFSAIGFYPVTPASDQYVIGTPLFKNVTIKLQNGKEISINAPKNNAENKYIKSMKFNGKVNTNNWLSHSELLKGATIDFEMSNTANKNRGTVTKDFPYSLSNEK
- a CDS encoding SusC/RagA family TonB-linked outer membrane protein; amino-acid sequence: MKQHQVIGFTSPILMSARLKLFIFILFLFSIFHAEAQIKVSGIVTDSKTSEAIAGATVAVKGTLKATITDANGTYSLDTPSNAIVIVSYIGYQNVEKVVNKSTIVNFSLIEQIDALKEVIVVGYGTQKRSNITSSISKVGSEVFENKPVTSASQALQGTVPGLVIQQGSSEPGRGTNINIRGIGTFQSGTYPLVLIDGLAGSIDNINPNDIESVSVLKDASSAAVYGSRAANGVILITTKMGNSGKTRVSYNYMFGSQQPTNMPKYAKAWEYAELRNEALVNSGLPAKYTPDQINQFRELGKGTIWLDEIYRNNAPQSSHNLSVEGGTGKTSYLISVGQIDQRSLFEGNDAYGMKRNNVRLNINSKLSDKLTVTATGSYTGSNTKEHAYWSEWLIEQATRLPVIYPIKDENGNFTLLSGSNSNALARLTKGGMRTYTNDGFAGVLSAEWSIIKDLKLKGLFGANLADNNSHEFRKSIDYAPYAGGGDNESSVMDGFDRTALLNSTLTLNYNKRIGENHSFSVLLGISEESSKRRWFQARKIGIPGNEFGVLGNGEITDEGSTFGNGEEWNIQSYFGRLNYSYKDRYLFESNIRKDGSSRFASSKRWGLFPSFSGAWRISKEDFMESTRDYISNLKVRASWGQVGNQDIGLYRYLRTVNISTQAYSFNDNIANGAYFSEANQDLTWETSDMFDVGIDAGFFNNKLSVTLDLYNKTSKEVLVNSLPVPGIFGSGSPTQNIGAVTNKGWEFSTTYLFKTGKIDHSVTANLSDNINEVSDDGGRALISGFDVVTILKKGYAINSYYALKSDGIYQNATEVANGPKQMFNAAGAKPGDLRYVDKNGDGVINEEDRFILGNQFPRYTYGLTYTANWKGLDLNVFIQGVGKRSTWIRGEAVEAFHNSNEGPVMDFHIDRWTTANPDAEYPRLTIGTESANNAAKSDFWIQDASYLRLKNVQLGYTIPSRFTEKIGVNKFRAYVTGQNLLTLTKLKAGYDPEINSGAATSGRIYPVTKVLAFGLNVNF